A single window of Usitatibacter rugosus DNA harbors:
- a CDS encoding P27 family phage terminase small subunit, which produces MPRKTPTKAQKPRKVAKASTHPSRFPAPPKGLPATVRTAFGRIWEEHAERLGPGDVGAVAELAALRTRARTMAKRLDREGPTIKGASGSKKANPAIAALAALTRRERRLVSDLGLTRPNFGTARQIHVGKQREDVARTIDRTFAGPGGDLLAGHDEWAAEKKAPGQISQTALRMVRAWSGR; this is translated from the coding sequence ATGCCGCGCAAAACGCCCACGAAGGCTCAGAAGCCGCGCAAGGTCGCGAAGGCATCGACGCATCCCTCGCGTTTCCCCGCGCCCCCCAAGGGCCTTCCGGCGACCGTGCGGACCGCGTTCGGTCGAATCTGGGAAGAGCACGCCGAGCGCCTCGGCCCGGGCGATGTCGGGGCGGTCGCCGAACTCGCGGCGTTACGTACCCGCGCTCGCACGATGGCAAAGCGCCTCGACCGCGAGGGACCCACGATCAAGGGCGCGAGCGGCTCCAAGAAAGCGAACCCGGCTATCGCCGCCCTCGCCGCGTTGACCCGTCGCGAACGTCGCCTCGTAAGCGACCTCGGGCTGACGCGCCCCAATTTCGGCACGGCTCGGCAAATCCACGTCGGCAAGCAACGCGAAGACGTGGCGAGAACGATTGACCGCACGTTCGCGGGTCCCGGCGGCGACTTGCTCGCGGGCCACGACGAATGGGCGGCAGAGAAAAAGGCTCCCGGCCAAATCTCGCAAACGGCTTTGCGAATGGTCCGGGCTTGGTCGGGACGTTAA
- a CDS encoding AAA family ATPase produces the protein MNAPDPPFATPNARTTVTVAKPSWVRPLSCFPVSEVWGELVASPSLVKNFLAPGQITVLFAPSAHFKSVFAIDFAMCAGTGHPFHGFKVRRVPVLYVAGEGHAGIRKRLRAWLLDRGYTDESEPPWVHVTTAPADLMSKPGELRATVAEVERFYGAPVGLVVIDTLAANFGAGDENHATDMQVAINNARNASPGAAVLLVHHVGHGQSERERGSYALVGAADIRIRATYDDVSKVVELEWLKLKDDERPEPLAFAWRKVALGWFDEEGEELTSVVLDRLNGPAPPRTPRAVGMGKNQETAMRALRTLLTAARKNLQERGDDPTKACILIDGWKADLARRGIDRRRFHELLNDLVERRLIVIDRVHVAPVEGVP, from the coding sequence ATGAACGCTCCCGACCCGCCGTTCGCAACGCCGAACGCACGAACGACCGTCACGGTCGCGAAACCCTCGTGGGTCCGGCCGTTGTCGTGTTTCCCCGTATCGGAGGTCTGGGGCGAACTCGTCGCGAGCCCCTCTCTCGTGAAAAATTTTCTCGCGCCGGGACAGATCACGGTTCTTTTCGCTCCATCGGCGCACTTCAAGAGCGTTTTCGCGATTGACTTCGCCATGTGCGCGGGCACGGGACATCCGTTCCACGGCTTCAAAGTGCGCCGCGTTCCCGTGCTCTACGTGGCGGGCGAGGGTCACGCCGGGATACGCAAGCGCCTTCGCGCGTGGCTTCTCGACCGTGGCTATACCGATGAGAGCGAGCCGCCGTGGGTCCACGTGACGACCGCCCCCGCCGACCTCATGTCGAAGCCGGGCGAACTTCGCGCGACGGTCGCCGAGGTCGAGCGCTTCTACGGCGCGCCCGTGGGCTTGGTCGTAATCGACACGCTCGCGGCGAATTTCGGCGCGGGAGACGAGAACCACGCGACCGATATGCAAGTCGCGATAAACAACGCGCGCAATGCAAGTCCTGGCGCTGCCGTGCTCCTCGTGCATCACGTGGGCCACGGTCAATCGGAACGCGAGCGCGGGAGCTACGCACTCGTGGGCGCGGCCGACATTCGCATACGTGCGACCTACGACGACGTATCCAAGGTCGTCGAACTCGAATGGCTCAAGTTGAAAGACGACGAGCGCCCCGAGCCGCTCGCCTTCGCGTGGCGCAAGGTCGCTCTCGGATGGTTCGACGAGGAGGGCGAGGAACTAACGAGCGTCGTACTCGACCGCCTGAACGGTCCCGCGCCGCCTCGCACGCCGCGCGCCGTGGGCATGGGAAAGAATCAAGAGACGGCCATGCGCGCTTTGCGGACCCTACTTACGGCCGCCCGCAAGAACCTACAGGAGCGCGGCGACGACCCGACCAAGGCTTGCATTCTCATTGACGGTTGGAAGGCCGACCTCGCACGCCGAGGCATCGACCGGCGGCGTTTCCACGAACTTCTAAACGACTTGGTCGAGCGTCGCCTAATCGTAATCGACCGTGTCCACGTTGCCCCCGTCGAGGGAGTCCCATGA
- a CDS encoding tyrosine-type recombinase/integrase: MKGLSEAACRNAPTKETAYRLSDGGGLFLVVAAGGSKTWRFFYRDGARVVGHTIGRYPKPFGLADARRERDRLKGLRAEGLNPAKQRRIAADDEARRVSEIERQEENTFEAVAGKWIKSNAESWTPRHHAQVVQCLRDHVYPRAGDRPVETLKPADVLDALVPILSKPETARRAFQRIGSVLEYAVAHEYAEYNAAASARKEFGKRLKGALRQKPREHFPCVEPREFPALMRAIRALPSDTTAKTLTLFVAMMACRTGEARAATWDEFDFEAKTWTIPAARMKARRKHVAYLAPEVVALLEAQRERVPARCRYVFPHPTRIDRHASENAALVTLAAAGFAGRMTGHGFRALFSTQANESGKHRREVVELHLAHIVGTAVERAYNRAQLVDERRKLAAYWAHTVASA, encoded by the coding sequence ATGAAGGGGTTATCGGAGGCGGCGTGTCGCAATGCGCCCACGAAAGAGACGGCGTATCGGCTGTCCGACGGAGGCGGGCTGTTCCTCGTCGTGGCGGCGGGCGGCTCGAAGACGTGGCGATTCTTCTATCGGGACGGCGCGCGCGTCGTCGGTCACACAATCGGGCGGTATCCAAAGCCTTTCGGGCTGGCCGACGCTCGCCGTGAGCGCGACCGGCTCAAGGGGCTTCGTGCCGAGGGGTTGAATCCGGCAAAGCAACGTCGCATCGCGGCCGACGACGAGGCGCGCCGAGTTTCCGAAATCGAGCGGCAAGAGGAAAACACTTTCGAGGCAGTCGCCGGGAAGTGGATTAAGTCGAACGCCGAGTCGTGGACGCCGCGCCATCACGCGCAAGTCGTGCAATGTCTTCGCGACCACGTGTACCCGCGCGCCGGCGACCGTCCCGTCGAGACGTTGAAGCCCGCCGACGTGCTGGACGCTCTCGTGCCGATACTCTCAAAGCCTGAAACCGCCCGTCGCGCATTCCAACGCATCGGAAGCGTTCTCGAATACGCCGTCGCGCATGAGTACGCCGAATACAACGCCGCCGCATCGGCACGAAAGGAATTCGGGAAGCGGCTCAAGGGAGCACTACGCCAGAAACCGCGCGAGCATTTCCCTTGCGTGGAACCGCGAGAGTTTCCCGCGCTGATGCGCGCTATTCGCGCGCTCCCTTCCGATACGACCGCGAAAACGCTGACGCTCTTTGTCGCCATGATGGCGTGCCGCACGGGCGAGGCACGCGCCGCGACGTGGGACGAATTCGATTTCGAGGCGAAGACGTGGACGATTCCGGCGGCGCGCATGAAGGCTCGCCGCAAACACGTTGCGTACCTTGCGCCCGAGGTCGTCGCTTTGCTTGAGGCTCAACGTGAGCGCGTGCCCGCGCGCTGTCGCTACGTGTTTCCGCATCCGACGCGGATAGACCGGCACGCTTCCGAGAATGCCGCGCTTGTCACGCTCGCCGCCGCCGGATTCGCGGGGCGCATGACGGGGCACGGCTTCCGCGCATTGTTCTCGACGCAAGCGAACGAATCCGGCAAGCATCGCCGCGAAGTCGTCGAATTGCATCTCGCACACATCGTCGGAACGGCCGTCGAGCGCGCGTACAACCGGGCGCAACTTGTGGACGAGCGCCGCAAGCTCGCCGCCTATTGGGCGCATACCGTAGCGTCGGCCTGA